A single Cottoperca gobio chromosome 7, fCotGob3.1, whole genome shotgun sequence DNA region contains:
- the ptpn18 gene encoding tyrosine-protein phosphatase non-receptor type 18 isoform X1 codes for MELLTSLMSTLRTVDPGTLDQEYNVVRSQTLLLKRDPSFTTENGALKENIKKNRYKDILPYDQSRVVLSLLTSDLDSDYINASFIKGVASDSKYIACQAPLSSSVTDFWRMIWQHDIKVIVMACREIEMGKKKCECYWSHVHQSAAFGPFTVCNQGETRPNEDMVVRDLTVTYQKESRAVTQYQFLSWPDHDVPYEAAGVLDLLEKARDSQGTHTSPLLIHCSAGCGRTGVICALDYIYDLLITKQILTTDFSIMKIVLELRKQRPSSVQTKEQYQFIFSAAACMFERVLQSPSGRQLLCNLSQVKHTKRVCVDVCMQMKGC; via the exons ATGGAGCTGCTGACCTCCCTGATGTCCACTCTGAGGACTGTGGATCCCGGGACACTGGATCAGGAGTAcaat gtGGTGCGTTCACAGACCTTGCTATTAAAGAGAGATCCCAGCTTCACCACAGAAAACGGAGCTCTGAAGGAAAACATAAAGAAGAACCGATACAAAGACATCCTGCCAT ATGATCAGTCTCGGGTGGTGTTGTCTCTGCTGACCTCAGACTTGGACTCTGATTACATCAACGCCAGCTTCATCAAG GGGGTGGCATCGGACAGCAAGTACATCGCCTGTCAggctcctctcagctcctccgTCACAGACTTCTGGAGGATGATCTGGCAGCACGACATcaag gtgatAGTCATGGCCTGCAGAGAAATAGAGATGGGAAAG AAGAAGTGTGAGTGTTACTGGTCTCATGTTCATCAGTCGGCTGCCTTCGGACCGTTTACTGTCTGCAac cagggggagacgcGTCCTAATGAAGACATGGTGGTGAGAGATCTGACAGTTACGTACCAGAAG gaGAGTCGTGCAGTGACTCAGTATCAGTTCTTGTCGTGGCCGGATCACGACGTTCCCTACGAGGCTGCAGGAGTCCTGGACCTGCTAGAGAAAGCCAGAGACAGCCAGGGAACACACACCTCGCCTCTGCTGATACattgcag TGCGGGCTGTGGGAGGACAGGAGTCATCTGTGCTCTCGACTACATCTATGACCTACTGATTACCAAG CAGATCCTCACAACAGACTTCAGTATCATGAAGATCGTCCTGGAGCTCAGGAAACAGAGACCCTCTTCAGTCCAGACTAAA GAACAGTATCAGTTCATCTTCTCGGCGGCCGCCTGTATGTTTGAACGAGTCCTGCAGTCGCCCAGTGGGCGGCAGCTGCTCTGCAACCTGTCGCaggtaaaacacacaaagagagttTGTGTAGACGTTTGTATGCAGATGAAAGGTTGTTGA
- the ptpn18 gene encoding tyrosine-protein phosphatase non-receptor type 18 isoform X2 yields the protein MELLTSLMSTLRTVDPGTLDQEYNVVRSQTLLLKRDPSFTTENGALKENIKKNRYKDILPYDQSRVVLSLLTSDLDSDYINASFIKGVASDSKYIACQAPLSSSVTDFWRMIWQHDIKVIVMACREIEMGKKKCECYWSHVHQSAAFGPFTVCNGETRPNEDMVVRDLTVTYQKESRAVTQYQFLSWPDHDVPYEAAGVLDLLEKARDSQGTHTSPLLIHCSAGCGRTGVICALDYIYDLLITKQILTTDFSIMKIVLELRKQRPSSVQTKEQYQFIFSAAACMFERVLQSPSGRQLLCNLSQVKHTKRVCVDVCMQMKGC from the exons ATGGAGCTGCTGACCTCCCTGATGTCCACTCTGAGGACTGTGGATCCCGGGACACTGGATCAGGAGTAcaat gtGGTGCGTTCACAGACCTTGCTATTAAAGAGAGATCCCAGCTTCACCACAGAAAACGGAGCTCTGAAGGAAAACATAAAGAAGAACCGATACAAAGACATCCTGCCAT ATGATCAGTCTCGGGTGGTGTTGTCTCTGCTGACCTCAGACTTGGACTCTGATTACATCAACGCCAGCTTCATCAAG GGGGTGGCATCGGACAGCAAGTACATCGCCTGTCAggctcctctcagctcctccgTCACAGACTTCTGGAGGATGATCTGGCAGCACGACATcaag gtgatAGTCATGGCCTGCAGAGAAATAGAGATGGGAAAG AAGAAGTGTGAGTGTTACTGGTCTCATGTTCATCAGTCGGCTGCCTTCGGACCGTTTACTGTCTGCAac ggggagacgcGTCCTAATGAAGACATGGTGGTGAGAGATCTGACAGTTACGTACCAGAAG gaGAGTCGTGCAGTGACTCAGTATCAGTTCTTGTCGTGGCCGGATCACGACGTTCCCTACGAGGCTGCAGGAGTCCTGGACCTGCTAGAGAAAGCCAGAGACAGCCAGGGAACACACACCTCGCCTCTGCTGATACattgcag TGCGGGCTGTGGGAGGACAGGAGTCATCTGTGCTCTCGACTACATCTATGACCTACTGATTACCAAG CAGATCCTCACAACAGACTTCAGTATCATGAAGATCGTCCTGGAGCTCAGGAAACAGAGACCCTCTTCAGTCCAGACTAAA GAACAGTATCAGTTCATCTTCTCGGCGGCCGCCTGTATGTTTGAACGAGTCCTGCAGTCGCCCAGTGGGCGGCAGCTGCTCTGCAACCTGTCGCaggtaaaacacacaaagagagttTGTGTAGACGTTTGTATGCAGATGAAAGGTTGTTGA
- the ptpn18 gene encoding tyrosine-protein phosphatase non-receptor type 18 isoform X3 — MELLTSLMSTLRTVDPGTLDQEYNVVRSQTLLLKRDPSFTTENGALKENIKKNRYKDILPYDQSRVVLSLLTSDLDSDYINASFIKGVASDSKYIACQAPLSSSVTDFWRMIWQHDIKVIVMACREIEMGKKKCECYWSHVHQSAAFGPFTVCNQGETRPNEDMVVRDLTVTYQKESRAVTQYQFLSWPDHDVPYEAAGVLDLLEKARDSQGTHTSPLLIHCSAGCGRTGVICALDYIYDLLITKILTTDFSIMKIVLELRKQRPSSVQTKEQYQFIFSAAACMFERVLQSPSGRQLLCNLSQVKHTKRVCVDVCMQMKGC, encoded by the exons ATGGAGCTGCTGACCTCCCTGATGTCCACTCTGAGGACTGTGGATCCCGGGACACTGGATCAGGAGTAcaat gtGGTGCGTTCACAGACCTTGCTATTAAAGAGAGATCCCAGCTTCACCACAGAAAACGGAGCTCTGAAGGAAAACATAAAGAAGAACCGATACAAAGACATCCTGCCAT ATGATCAGTCTCGGGTGGTGTTGTCTCTGCTGACCTCAGACTTGGACTCTGATTACATCAACGCCAGCTTCATCAAG GGGGTGGCATCGGACAGCAAGTACATCGCCTGTCAggctcctctcagctcctccgTCACAGACTTCTGGAGGATGATCTGGCAGCACGACATcaag gtgatAGTCATGGCCTGCAGAGAAATAGAGATGGGAAAG AAGAAGTGTGAGTGTTACTGGTCTCATGTTCATCAGTCGGCTGCCTTCGGACCGTTTACTGTCTGCAac cagggggagacgcGTCCTAATGAAGACATGGTGGTGAGAGATCTGACAGTTACGTACCAGAAG gaGAGTCGTGCAGTGACTCAGTATCAGTTCTTGTCGTGGCCGGATCACGACGTTCCCTACGAGGCTGCAGGAGTCCTGGACCTGCTAGAGAAAGCCAGAGACAGCCAGGGAACACACACCTCGCCTCTGCTGATACattgcag TGCGGGCTGTGGGAGGACAGGAGTCATCTGTGCTCTCGACTACATCTATGACCTACTGATTACCAAG ATCCTCACAACAGACTTCAGTATCATGAAGATCGTCCTGGAGCTCAGGAAACAGAGACCCTCTTCAGTCCAGACTAAA GAACAGTATCAGTTCATCTTCTCGGCGGCCGCCTGTATGTTTGAACGAGTCCTGCAGTCGCCCAGTGGGCGGCAGCTGCTCTGCAACCTGTCGCaggtaaaacacacaaagagagttTGTGTAGACGTTTGTATGCAGATGAAAGGTTGTTGA
- the ptpn18 gene encoding tyrosine-protein phosphatase non-receptor type 18 isoform X4, which produces MELLTSLMSTLRTVDPGTLDQEYNVVRSQTLLLKRDPSFTTENGALKENIKKNRYKDILPYDQSRVVLSLLTSDLDSDYINASFIKGVASDSKYIACQAPLSSSVTDFWRMIWQHDIKVIVMACREIEMGKKKCECYWSHVHQSAAFGPFTVCNQGETRPNEDMVVRDLTVTYQKESRAVTQYQFLSWPDHDVPYEAAGVLDLLEKARDSQGTHTSPLLIHCSTDRRSDGH; this is translated from the exons ATGGAGCTGCTGACCTCCCTGATGTCCACTCTGAGGACTGTGGATCCCGGGACACTGGATCAGGAGTAcaat gtGGTGCGTTCACAGACCTTGCTATTAAAGAGAGATCCCAGCTTCACCACAGAAAACGGAGCTCTGAAGGAAAACATAAAGAAGAACCGATACAAAGACATCCTGCCAT ATGATCAGTCTCGGGTGGTGTTGTCTCTGCTGACCTCAGACTTGGACTCTGATTACATCAACGCCAGCTTCATCAAG GGGGTGGCATCGGACAGCAAGTACATCGCCTGTCAggctcctctcagctcctccgTCACAGACTTCTGGAGGATGATCTGGCAGCACGACATcaag gtgatAGTCATGGCCTGCAGAGAAATAGAGATGGGAAAG AAGAAGTGTGAGTGTTACTGGTCTCATGTTCATCAGTCGGCTGCCTTCGGACCGTTTACTGTCTGCAac cagggggagacgcGTCCTAATGAAGACATGGTGGTGAGAGATCTGACAGTTACGTACCAGAAG gaGAGTCGTGCAGTGACTCAGTATCAGTTCTTGTCGTGGCCGGATCACGACGTTCCCTACGAGGCTGCAGGAGTCCTGGACCTGCTAGAGAAAGCCAGAGACAGCCAGGGAACACACACCTCGCCTCTGCTGATACattgcag CACAGATCGCAGGTCAGATGGTCATTAA